The Tubulanus polymorphus chromosome 6, tnTubPoly1.2, whole genome shotgun sequence genome includes a region encoding these proteins:
- the LOC141906665 gene encoding bifunctional purine biosynthesis protein ATIC-like: protein MSDLAILSVSDKTGLVEFARDLHSLHHLKLIASGGTARCIRDAGIPVSDVSDVTGARELLEGRVKTLHPAVHAGILARHNPADQNDLQTEGYQFIRLVVCNLYPFVKTVSKPDVTVADAVENIDIGGVTLLRAAAKNHSRVTVVCEPSDYNRINEEMKLNEANTTLKTRQQLAVKAFNHTAAYDCAISNYFRQQFSENESQLSLRYGMNPHQKPAQIYSTQPRLPITVLNGSPGFINLCDGLNAWQLVRELKEALNLPSAASFKHVSPAGAAVAEPLTPQQSQLCMVDDIAQQLSPLATAYARARGADRMSSFGDFIALSDVCDLSTAKIISREVSDGIIAPGYTDEALKILSNKKTGKYCVIQIDENYEPSEMETRTLYGLQMEQKRNDARITRDLFSNICSKRTDLPQSAVRDLIVATIALKYAQSNSVCFARDGQVIGLGAGQQSRIHCTRLAADKTNNWWLRQHPNVLGMKFKKGVKRAEMSNIIDVYVNGTVGQDMELSKWQEMLEDPPQQLTKADRDDWIKQLNGVALSSDAFFPFRDSIDRAKQSGVEFVASPSGSTNDQSVIDACNDHQMTLCFTNLRLFHH from the exons ATGAGTGATTTAG CTATCCTGAGCGTTTCTGATAAAACTGGTTTAGTTGAATTCGCCCGCGATCTGCATTCGCTGCATCACCTGAAGTTGATCGCATCCGGAGGAACGGCGAGATGTATCCGCGATGCTGGTATTCCCGTCAGCGATGTATCAGATGTAACCGGTGCTCGTGAATTACTGGAAGGTCGTGTTAAAACGTTACATCCGGCCGTCCACGCTGGAATCCTCGCTCGCCACAACCCGGCTGATCAAAATGATTTACAAACCGAGGGATATCAATTCATCAG GTTGGTCGTGTGTAATTTGTATCCGTTCGTAAAAACAGTCTCCAAACCGGACGTTACAGTTGCCGATGCTGTCGAAAACATCGATATAG gtGGAGTTACTTTATTGCGAGCAGCAGCTAAAAACCATTCAAGAGTGACAGTAGTGTGCGAACCATCAGACTATAACAG AATCAATGAAGAAATGAAGTTGAACGAAGCAAACACAACACTTAAAACCAGACAACAGTTAGCTGTGAAG GCGTTTAACCACACGGCTGCGTACGATTGCGCGATCTCTAATTACTTTAGACAACAATTCAGCGAGAATGAGTCACAATTGAGTTTGAGATACGGAATGAATCCTCATCAGAAACCAGCACAGATTTATTCAACTCAACCTCGACTACCGATAACAG TGTTGAATGGTTCTCCTGGATTTATCAACCTGTGCGATGGATTAAACGCTTGGCAGCTAGTACGGGAGTTAAAGGAAGCTTTAAACCTGCCATCAGCTGCATCGTTTAAACACGTGAGTCCTGCAGGTGCCGCGGTAGCTGAACCGCTCACACCGCAACAATCGCAGCTGTGTATGGTCGACGACATCGCTCAGCAATTATCACCGTTAGCAACGGCTTACGCTCGCGCTAGAG GTGCTGATCGGATGTCGTCGTTTGGTGATTTTATCGCGTTGTCCGATGTTTGTGATTTGTCGACAGCGAAGATAATATCTCGTGAAGTTTCAGACGGTATTATCGCCCCCGGTTACACAGACGAAgctttgaaaattctgagcAACAAAAAAACGGGAAAATACTGCGTTATACAG ATAGATGAGAATTATGAACCAAGTGAGATGGAGACGAGGACACTTTACGGTTTACAAATGGAACAGAAACGAAACGATGCAAGAATCACACGTGACCTGTTCAGTAACATCTGTTCTAAACGCACCGATCTACCGCAGTCTGCCGTTAGAGATCTGATCGTCGCGACAATCGCTTTAAAATACGCACAATCGAATTCGGTGTGTTTCGCTCGTGATGGTCAGGTGATTGGACTCGGTGCCGGACAGCAATCACGTATCCACTGTACCCGGTTAGCTGCTGATAAAACTAATAACTG GTGGCTCCGACAACATCCAAACGTTCTCggaatgaaattcaaaaaaggCGTCAAACGAGCAGAAATGTCGAATATCATTGATGTGTACGTCAACGGAACTGTTGGACAg GATATGGAACTGTCAAAGTGGCAGGAAATGTTAGAAGATCCACCGCAGCAGTTGACTAAG gCTGATCGAGATGATTGGATTAAACAGTTAAATGGTGTAGCTTTGAGTTCCGATgcattttttccatttcgaGACAGCATTGACCGGGCTAAACAG TCCGGTGTTGAATTCGTGGCGTCTCCGTCCGGTTCTACAAACGACCAATCAGTGATTGATGCTTGTAACGATCATCAGATGACGTTATGTTTTACAAACCTGCGACTATTTCATCACTAA